A genomic window from Pocillopora verrucosa isolate sample1 chromosome 7, ASM3666991v2, whole genome shotgun sequence includes:
- the LOC131797314 gene encoding uncharacterized protein: protein MKEIVRLFATACLIVAVAGHGRMIDPASRNSAWRFFPNRPRQYTDNELNCGGFSVQWNGPNNGRCGVCGDAYHDKNPKYVYPGKYASDGFITKTYKEGQVIEVVIDITSNHQGYFRFSLGKLEKPPITQEKLTYVLLQPDGSNTWQLHSSQNGKFTIKLNLPRGLTCDHCVLQWWWTVGNNWGCDENGNCGVGLGKKQETFVNCADIKIVSAGGPGATEAPNTNAPMTEKPNTDAPATNPPPTEGPGATAPPTAPPQGVCKATGAWTGDANMDVWCASNCAAGYCPSTHCKCE from the coding sequence ATGAAAGAAATCGTTCGCCTTTTCGCGACTGCCTGCTTGATAGTCGCTGTGGCTGGCCACGGAAGAATGATAGATCCTGCCAGCAGAAACTCTGCTTGGAGATTTTTCCCTAACCGTCCGAGACAGTACACAGACAACGAGCTGAACTGCGGAGGTTTCAGTGTTCAATGGAATGGGCCTAACAATGGGAGATGTGGCGTGTGCGGTGATGCGTATCACGATAAAAACCCCAAGTATGTCTACCCTGGAAAGTACGCAAGTGATGGTTTTATAACAAAGACCTACAAGGAGGGTCAAGTAATCGAAGTTGTGATTGATATTACCTCAAACCATCAAGGATACTTTCGATTCAGCCTTGGAAAACTGGAAAAACCTCCCATCACTCAGGAGAAGTTGACATACGTTCTGTTACAGCCAGATGGCTCAAACACATGGCAGCTTCACTCGTCCCAAAATGGAAAGTTCACAATTAAGCTTAACCTTCCCAGAGGCCTGACATGTGATCACTGCGTACTGCAATGGTGGTGGACTGTGGGAAACAACTGGGGCTGTGACGAAAACGGCAACTGCGGAGTAGGACTGGGCAAGAAACAAGAGACCTTTGTTAACTGCGCGGATATCAAGATTGTGTCTGCGGGAGGACCGGGTGCTACAGAAGCTCCAAACACGAACGCGCCCATGACAGAGAAACCCAATACAGATGCGCCTGCAACGAATCCTCCCCCAACAGAAGGCCCTGGCGCCACAGCACCACCAACTGCACCACCTCAAGGAGTCTGCAAAGCCACAGGGGCCTGGACCGGCGATGCCAATATGGATGTCTGGTGTGCATCTAACTGCGCAGCGGGTTATTGCCCTTCCACTCACTGTAAATGTGAATAA